The Verrucomicrobiota bacterium genomic sequence TCATAAGCGGCGCAAAAGAAGGTTGAGTTTCAGGTTTCGCAAGGTATGCTGCGGCCATGCGTTGTGGCATATTAAGCTGGGTGGTGCTGGGTTGGCTGATGCTGGCGGGTTCCGCGCAGGCGGACTCGGCCATGGTCATCAAGGTGCTCCCGCATTTCCTGGACCTGAAAGGACGGCAATCGCTTTCGCCCAGTCTGTACGCCCGGGATGCGTACCAGGCGAAGTTGCGCCGGGAGCACGATCAACGGTCGGCGCTACGATTCGACGTGCAATGGAAAGCCAGCGGTTATACCAACCTGAAATTGCGGGTGGAATTGCGCGGTATGAAAGAGAAGCTACCCACCCTGCGCACCCTGGAAGCCCCCGTTACCAAGCAAAGCTGGCTCAGCACGTGGACGCAACTGACGCTGGGCGGCGACGATTACAAGGCTTTTGGCGAACTGGCGGCCTGGCGCGCGACGCTGTGGAACGGCGACCAAATGGTAGGTGAGCAGACGTCGTTCTTGTGGTGACGTTAATGGCTTATTAACTTGCTTGCAGTCGGGCCAGGCAATGCGCCAGGTACGGCAGCAGTTGTTTCTTGCGCGAGACCACTCCTGACAGTTCGTAAATGCCGGGCTCCAATTCCGGATAATCAATCAGTTCCAGCACCTCGGCCTCCCCCGCCATGAGCAGCAGCGAGGCTTGTGTGGTCACATCCGTCACCAGCAGCGCGGCGAAGGTATAATTTTTTTGCTGCCGGTATGCCAACAGTGCCTGCAAGACTTCGGTTTTGCGTTTCCAGAATTGTTCAAAGCCGATCTCCTCGATTTGCGCCACGCTGAAGCGCCGGCCGCGCTCCACGTATTCCTTGCAGTCGGTGGCGACCGCCTGGGCTGGGGGCCGCGAGGTGAGCACCGATCCGGAGCTGAACAGGCTTTCCGTAAAGGCGGTGGCATTGACGCCAGCGCGGGCTTCCAACTGCCGGAGAATCTCCGCATCCCGGGGCGTTGAAGTTGGCGAGGTGAGGTTCAGCGTGTCGGAGACCAGGCCGGCCAGCAACAGCCCGGCAATCTCGCGGGGCAGCTCCACGCCGTGGCGCAGGAAGCAATCCGCGACAATCGTGCTGGTGGAGCCCACCGGTTCATTGCGGAACAGGATCGGCTGATGCGTGGTCAACGCGCCGATGCGGTGATGGTCAATAATCTCGATGATCTCCACCTCCGCCGCGCCCTGCACGGCCTGCGACAGCTCGTTGTGATCCACCAGGATCAGTTGGCGGTCCACCCTCTTGAGAAAATCCGATTTGGAAAGGACGCCCAACATTTCCCCCTGCTCATTCGTGACGGGAAACGCGGGGTGATCAGACTCCACTGCCCGCCGGCGCGCACCGGCAATCAATTCGTCCGCGCTAAAGGAGAGCATCTGCTCATCCACAATATGCCAGACGGCCATGGCGGCGCGGCACAGCATGGCGGTGGTGGCGGAGTCATGCATGGAGAGCAGGAGGCTGACGCCGTTGCGCTTCGCCAGCTCCAGCACGCCGCGGTCCACTTGCAGGCCGCCGGTGATCATGATGGCACGCACGCGCGACTGCACCGCCAGTTGCTGCACATCCAGACGGTCGCCCACCACGATGATCAGTTTTTCCGGCGGGAACTTCTCCAGGCGCGTCCGGAAGGCGTCCAGCGACATCGCGCCGATCATCAGGGTGAAATCCTCCTCGCGATCTGGCTCCACCACGTGCGCCAGCCGGGCTTGCGTGGTGCGGGCCACGGCGTTCAGCGAGGCCCGGACCCGGCGGGAATCAAACAGCCGGTTGGGTGCCGGTAGATAATACTGGTTCATCTTGAACACGGATACCAGCCCCTGGCAGCGGCGTTGCTCATCGAGCACCGGCAGGGCGCGCAGGTTGTCCTCGTCCATGATGGCGAGCGCCTCGGCGACCGTTGCATCCGGCGGCACGCTGACCACGTTCCGGCGCATCACGTCGCGCACCTTGGGCGAGACATCGGCTACGAAGCGTGGCGCGGGCACGCCAAAGGTCTTGAGCACAAAATCAATCCGGTCATTCGTATCGCCACAACGTGCGGCGATGGCGTTGGGCATGCCGGTGCGCCGTTTGAATTCCGCGTAAGCGATGGCGGAACAGATGGCGTCCGTGTCCGGATTCCGGTGTCCGATGACCAATATTTCATTCATAATTCTGCGCGCTAATGTGTCCTTGCATCAAGGACACATGATATTTGTTCTGGATCTGCATAGATACCACTATTGCTAGACATTATTCTCAAGGCACTTATATCAGAGTTTCAAAGGTTTAGTCAGACTTCAGTCGAATGCGCATGATCTCGCCGGGCTGCCACAGGCGCATGCGCGGCCCCCAGGTGCCAGTGCCGCGCCCGACGATCACCGTCATGCCCTCCACGTTATAGCGCCCGCCCACCAGTGGATGCGCCAGTCTCACCAGGTAATTGAATGGCCAGAGCTGGCCATTATGCGTGTGACCGGAAAGCATGAGTCCCACACCGGCTGCTGCCGCCGTCTCGAATTGCGAGGGAGAATGCGAGAGCAGCATCGTGGCCCCCGGCGGGCGCCCACTTAATGCGCGTTCAAACGGTTTTCGGTTTGCCTCGGTGCGCGGCGTTTGCAAGTCGTCCACGCCAGCCACCACCAAGCCAGGCAGCACTTCAACTGCACGGTCCCGTAACACGGTAAAGCCCGCTGCTTCCATCAACTGCACACTGCGTTCAAGTCCGGCATAAAATTCATGATTACCGGTGACCGCCCAGACACCATGCGGTGCGCGCAACGTTTTGAGTACCGGCAACAGTGGTTCCACATGACCAACGTTGCCATCCACCAAATCGCCCACCACCAGTACCACGTCCGGCTTCAGTGCGTCCACCTGTTGGATGACGTTCGCCAGCCAGTCCTTGCCCAACATGGTACCAAGATGCAGATCAGAAAGCGCGATCAGCACCATGCCCTCCCGCTCCTTTGGCAACCCGGTCAGCCGGACTTCATAGTCTTGAACGACGGGCACCCGCAATCCCTGCGCCAGCGCGATCACACCCAACACTCCCGCCATCACCAGCGCCCAACCACGCAGCACCGGCGCACTGTTGCTCCAGAGGAAACCGCCAGCAGTCACCACCTCGACGATTAACAGCAGCGAAAGCGCCAGAAATAGCAGGCCGATCCAGATGGCACCCACGAACTCCAACGGCGCCGCCACTTTGTGCCAGTGCCGGGCACCGAGAATGCGGGCCAGGGGATAAATCGTCCACAGGCCGACGGCCAGCCAGACCAAGGTGCGGCGGGAAATGTAGCCGGTGATGAACGGTACCGAGGCGACCCGCCAGAAAACGTACAGGTGCATGGCGGTCCAAACACTCAGGACAATCACCAGGAAGATGGCAAGCCGGCTGGCATTCATAATCCCTCAAGACGTCCTAACAGTACCGAGATATGGTTACACATAATAACTACGCGTACGATTTTCGAGTTTCGGAGGGTGATTTTCAAGTGTTAAGTTAATGGTGTTTCATGGTTCGCGCGGGAGATCGGCTTAGGCGAGGAATTTTCGCATTTTATTTTTCTTAGGCGTGGATTTGGGGGGTAAACTTGCCCGTTGACGGCCTTCGCCCAGTCTGTCAGGCTGCTGCCGTAATGACTGAGAGCAAAGCCCAATTCTCCCTTACCCGTGTAGCGACCACAACTTGGAAGGTCGCCAAAAAGCAAATTCATGTGACAACAATGTCGTCTGGCTGGGTTCTCTTGTCCCTGATTCTCTCGGCGAGCGCCGCGGGTGCCGCAGATTGGCCGTCGTGGGGTGGAAAGCCGTCGCGCAATATGGCCTCTGAAACCGAGAAGGGACTGCCGGATTGGTATTCTCTCGGGACCGAAAATGGCGGTGGCGAAATTGACCTGGCCACCACGAAAAATATCAAATGGTTCGCCAAGATCGGCAGCAAGACCTTCGGCAGCCCGGCTGTGAGCCAGGGCAAGGTATTTATCGGCACTACTGGCGCTGCGACTTCAAACGCCACATTATTTTGCTTCGATGAAAAAAACGGGCGTGAGCTGGGGCGATATATTTGCCCGCGTCCGAAAGACAAAGGTGAAAACTGGGGAGTGTGCTCGACGCCGACCATCGAGGGCGAGCGCCTCTATGTGGTGACCCCGTATCAGGAGGTGGTGTGTTTGGATCTGACCGCCTGGCTCAAACCGTCTGCCGCTGCCGGTGGGGCGGATACCAACCGGCACATTATCGTGTGGCAGTATGACATGGCGGAGAAATTACACGTCGAGCAGCATCATGCGGCCAGTTGCTCGGTTCTGGTTCATGGCGATTTTGTGTATGTTTGTACTGGCAATGGACGTTTTCAAAACTCGAAACGGCCGTTTTATCCACTGACTCCCAGTCTGATTGTATTCAACAAGCATACCGGACAACTGGTCGCGCGTGACGACGAGCAGATCGGGGAACAGTTATGGCGTGGACAGTGGTCATCGCCGTCGCTGGCCACGGTAAACGGAAAAGCCCAGATCCTGTTTGCCACCGGGAATGGTCTCTGCTATGGGTTTGAACCAGTTGATCCAGCGGCGCAGGTCACTCCCGACCGTTGGATCACGTCCACACTGCGCGGCCCGATTACTTACTTTATTGATATCAAAAATAAAGAAAAAGACATCACCGGCCTCACGCCCGCAGAATACGCCAGCAAGTTTAATGTGCTTCCCGCCACCCAAAAACCGGCGTTGCCGCTGGAATTCCGTTATTCGATCGGCGTGCCGGCCAACACGCCGATTGATACGATTCCGACCGCCCAGGTGCCGGACGTGCCGATCCTGAAGAAGATCTGGTGGTTCGACTGCCTGCCCCCGGAATACCGGAATGCGCCGTTCTACGCGCATCAGATTACCGGGGATGGCAAAAAGCATCCGTGCGATATCATTTCCACACCGGTGTTCTACCGCAACCGGGTTTACGTGGCGATCGGCGGGGACCCGAATCATGGCCTGAAGCACAGCCGGGGTAATCTTGTTTGTATTGATCCGACCAAGCCCGGCAACGTCACCCAGAGCGGCAAAGTCTGGAGTTGTGACAACCTGAATGCGACGCTGACCACCGTGGCCATCGCCGACGGGTTGGTGTTTGTCATTGACGAAGCCAGCGTCATCCACTGTCTGGATGCAGACACCGGGCAGAAATACTGGAGCTACGCCCTCAAAAGCGATCACGGCATGTTAAGTTCCTCCCTGCTAGCCGTGGATGGCAAATTGTTTGCCGGCAAGAGTGTTCTCGCGGTGAGCAAGACGCTGAAAACGCTCGGCACCATTGACGCGGACACCCCCACGTATTGCGGCGTGCCGTGCGTGGCCAATGGGGTTCTCTTTACCGTCCATGGTAAACGGTTATGGGCGGTGTGCGACAAAGGGGATAAAATGGCCGCCGGCAGCAACTGAACTGATAGCACATCGTCGAATGAGGCGTAGGGAGAGTACGGCTGCTCTCCGGTGAACCCTCTGGACGAATCGTATCCAACACCATCTTGGTAAAATTCAGCTCCAGTCCCATTCATTTGCCCCAATGCTTGGGTTATCTGATCATGTGCGGGCCTTGCCGGTGATTGACTCCAGCCGGATCCTGAAAACCTTGGTCTTAGCGATGAGCTTATCGATGTACTCAAGCCCCTCTTTAACGTAGTCGGGCGAGTACTTCCTGACCAACAAGACCAGGCCCTGTCGCTTCTCCTCGGCCGAGAGTTCCTCGACGAAGCCTGTGGCAATGGCACTTTCGTACTTGGTGCCGAACTTCTCGGGCAACACCTGTGTTTTGCCGACCACGCAAAACGAGGCTCTCGAGTTCGCTGAGAGAATATCGATCTTCTTGCCCTCCGGAGCACAGTGGAAGTAAATACTGTCCCCGGCCAGCGAGAAGTTCAGGGGAATCCCATGCGGCACACCATCTGGGGCTGCCATGGAAAGAACGCCGTATTCGGCTGATTCGAGAAGGCTTCTTGCTTCCTCGATGCCTATTGCTCTGTCATTACGTCTCATGGTGTCTCACCTAACGACTTCGATGGTTAATGAATAATGGAATCATCCGGCGCTGTGCCGGTGACTCTGAATTTAAAGGGCCATTGTTCGTTGGCGTTGGCGACAGCAGTTGCGTCGGCGGGCTTGCGGCGGTCACCCACGCGGATCCAGTGTTCAGTTGGCGCTCCCATCACAACGAGCCAGAGGAATTTGGTGTTGGCGGGGACGGTGAATTCCGTGTTGCCGTCGGCCTGGGAGAACGTGTCGCTGTAAACGCGGGAGCCGTCGGCCTTATGGACGAGGAACCCGTAGCGCCAGCCGGCTTTATCGAGTTGGGCCTGGCTGAAACCCTTCGCACCGGCGATGCCTTTGAAGGCGAGCGTCACTTTGGTATTGGCGGCAGGGACTTTGAGTTTGATGGCATTATAGCCGTAGTTCTGCGGGCACTTGTCGGCGGCAATCTGATACCAGTTGTCTGCGGCGCGGTTGATGGAAGTGAGGTGTTGATCGGCGTAGCGGGCGGCTACCTTCTCGATGCGCGGCAGGTCCCAGGTGACGAAGCGGCGGCAGGCGTCGAACATTTCGTCGTTGAACTGATTCTGGTTGATCTTCGTGAGTCGCTTGTAGGTCATGACCGGGTCTTCGCCGCGCTGCACTTCGCGCCACATTTTCCCG encodes the following:
- a CDS encoding PQQ-binding-like beta-propeller repeat protein, whose translation is MASETEKGLPDWYSLGTENGGGEIDLATTKNIKWFAKIGSKTFGSPAVSQGKVFIGTTGAATSNATLFCFDEKNGRELGRYICPRPKDKGENWGVCSTPTIEGERLYVVTPYQEVVCLDLTAWLKPSAAAGGADTNRHIIVWQYDMAEKLHVEQHHAASCSVLVHGDFVYVCTGNGRFQNSKRPFYPLTPSLIVFNKHTGQLVARDDEQIGEQLWRGQWSSPSLATVNGKAQILFATGNGLCYGFEPVDPAAQVTPDRWITSTLRGPITYFIDIKNKEKDITGLTPAEYASKFNVLPATQKPALPLEFRYSIGVPANTPIDTIPTAQVPDVPILKKIWWFDCLPPEYRNAPFYAHQITGDGKKHPCDIISTPVFYRNRVYVAIGGDPNHGLKHSRGNLVCIDPTKPGNVTQSGKVWSCDNLNATLTTVAIADGLVFVIDEASVIHCLDADTGQKYWSYALKSDHGMLSSSLLAVDGKLFAGKSVLAVSKTLKTLGTIDADTPTYCGVPCVANGVLFTVHGKRLWAVCDKGDKMAAGSN
- a CDS encoding metallophosphoesterase, translating into MNASRLAIFLVIVLSVWTAMHLYVFWRVASVPFITGYISRRTLVWLAVGLWTIYPLARILGARHWHKVAAPLEFVGAIWIGLLFLALSLLLIVEVVTAGGFLWSNSAPVLRGWALVMAGVLGVIALAQGLRVPVVQDYEVRLTGLPKEREGMVLIALSDLHLGTMLGKDWLANVIQQVDALKPDVVLVVGDLVDGNVGHVEPLLPVLKTLRAPHGVWAVTGNHEFYAGLERSVQLMEAAGFTVLRDRAVEVLPGLVVAGVDDLQTPRTEANRKPFERALSGRPPGATMLLSHSPSQFETAAAAGVGLMLSGHTHNGQLWPFNYLVRLAHPLVGGRYNVEGMTVIVGRGTGTWGPRMRLWQPGEIMRIRLKSD
- a CDS encoding putative manganese-dependent inorganic diphosphatase; the protein is MNEILVIGHRNPDTDAICSAIAYAEFKRRTGMPNAIAARCGDTNDRIDFVLKTFGVPAPRFVADVSPKVRDVMRRNVVSVPPDATVAEALAIMDEDNLRALPVLDEQRRCQGLVSVFKMNQYYLPAPNRLFDSRRVRASLNAVARTTQARLAHVVEPDREEDFTLMIGAMSLDAFRTRLEKFPPEKLIIVVGDRLDVQQLAVQSRVRAIMITGGLQVDRGVLELAKRNGVSLLLSMHDSATTAMLCRAAMAVWHIVDEQMLSFSADELIAGARRRAVESDHPAFPVTNEQGEMLGVLSKSDFLKRVDRQLILVDHNELSQAVQGAAEVEIIEIIDHHRIGALTTHQPILFRNEPVGSTSTIVADCFLRHGVELPREIAGLLLAGLVSDTLNLTSPTSTPRDAEILRQLEARAGVNATAFTESLFSSGSVLTSRPPAQAVATDCKEYVERGRRFSVAQIEEIGFEQFWKRKTEVLQALLAYRQQKNYTFAALLVTDVTTQASLLLMAGEAEVLELIDYPELEPGIYELSGVVSRKKQLLPYLAHCLARLQAS
- a CDS encoding pyridoxamine 5'-phosphate oxidase family protein, which encodes MRRNDRAIGIEEARSLLESAEYGVLSMAAPDGVPHGIPLNFSLAGDSIYFHCAPEGKKIDILSANSRASFCVVGKTQVLPEKFGTKYESAIATGFVEELSAEEKRQGLVLLVRKYSPDYVKEGLEYIDKLIAKTKVFRIRLESITGKART